One genomic region from Lycorma delicatula isolate Av1 chromosome 1, ASM4794821v1, whole genome shotgun sequence encodes:
- the LOC142324464 gene encoding uncharacterized protein LOC142324464, translated as MILFYILAALFIVSSVNSVQNIREEPNELIEECKVIGPEFIRKFELIEYYSDIFYTLNDQLNTFSKAQEKKSVNMVILLGNPGAGKSTLAQFLTDVEKLTSVETPSNSGNFIIAGNDKIGNEIIESKTLFPELIIDSDTRNMICDSPGFRDTRSTMHELIAASSMKKILNQTEKIKIALVIPETSLMKGSYRDDFTDLLKHTTSFVKHFDYYKKSFYLVATKGNSYVVKDNATVKVCEEFSVDQICDFLKEVKSSMEKHSPSLEGKKDHKDAIDIISTILGRPKTRILLFRKPTQEGPLINISDLMTERSTLRKALLSDINFSLINENDFGYSVSDQAKNYLNELFSLGKEYIISLSDLLSKYIVTVYENKLNEIKLMDERIDEIKRLKDNTYRLINETHSAANAKQYFNVIKSFMDFKNISDKCKNNLNKAGILINFLDNLDNFLKSPEYKLSGWSGSFHMLSDFIHNETVNNYLIEDAFRALTSYEIQNYKKMFYLPVITPWADTYEGNTINEHTLPNLLTFLNLSKKYGDVKLNELTMKILSSATDLAIKTETKSYYINDTLHFSGYIVRLSEIEDRHFKNDVETNRLVIIALHTVFIDKDLDQDYLKGKEILIIAPMWNVIGSRRISVDGRPGNKVLPPKAVTGEIGKDGADGENAGIFIGIGMTFENGRNLIISANGGDGQTGGDGGDGLQGSDGRNGVKYSETLSGTSKTILLIYNRFVKKTVLQGTFGDPGGDSGAGGEGGKGGKNGTVKLYNLGANNDGVSIKVKDGIAGSNGKDGIPGRGGQGGCEISLTEISEYLLIIPVSSVGKQLFGNCLPRNRSGTVKRMNNNLLKYHGSQVIKPSKVTITCQFLKEYYSFYNSYRSIFFDATFEKFKENIQNKILAC; from the coding sequence AGAAGAACCTAATGAATTAATCGAAGAATGTAAAGTAATCGGACcggaatttataagaaaatttgaattaattgaatattatagcgatattttttatacattgaatGATCAATTAAATACATTCTCTAAAGCACAAGAAAAGAAATCTGTGAATATGGTTATATTACTAGGCAATCCTGGAGCCGGGAAAAGTACTCTAGCCCAGTTTTTAACAGATGTAGAAAAACTAACCTCCGTTGAAACACCATCGAATTCTGGAAATTTTATTATCGCAGGTAACGATAAAATCGGTAATGAAATAATAGAATCAAAAACATTATTTCCCGAATTGATAATAGATTCGGATACAAGAAATATGATTTGCGATAGTCCTGGCTTCAGAGACACTCGAAGTACTATGCACGAACTGATAGCCGCATCttcgatgaaaaaaattttaaatcaaactgaaaaaataaaaattgctttagtaATACCAGAAACATCATTAATGAAAGGGTCATACAGAGACGACTTCACCGATCTTTTAAAACATACCACGAGTTTTGTGAAACATTTTGATTACtataagaaaagtttttactTAGTAGCAACAAAAGGAAATTCTTATGTCGTTAAAGATAATGCCACGGTGAAAGTGTGCGAGGAATTTTCGGTAGATCAAATATgcgattttttaaaagaagttaagTCGAGTATGGAAAAACACTCTCCTTCTTTGGAAGGTAAAAAAGATCACAAAGATGCGATCGATATAATAAGTACTATATTAGGGCGCCcaaaaacaagaatattattatttagaaaacccACCCAGGAAGGACCGTTGATAAATATAAGTGATTTGATGACGGAAAGGTCGACCCTGAGGAAAGCATTACTATCGgatatcaatttttctttaataaacgaAAACGATTTCGGTTATTCGGTATCAGATCAAgcaaaaaattacctaaatgaattattttcactAGGAAAAGAATATATCATATCGTTATCAGATCTACTTTCAAAGTATATTGTAACCGTTTAcgaaaataagttaaatgaaataaaactaatggACGAAAGAATAGacgaaataaaaagattaaaagataatacttatcgtttaataaatgaaacccaCTCTGCTGCAAACGCAAAACAGTACTTTAacgttataaaaagttttatggaCTTCAAAAACATTAGCGATaagtgcaaaaataatttaaataaagcaggtattttaatcaatttcttagataatttagataattttctaaaatcaccCGAATATAAACTAAGTGGATGGTCCGGTTCATTTCATATGTTATCCGATTTTATACATaatgaaactgtaaataattatttaattgaagatGCTTTTCGTGCTTTAACGAGTTacgaaattcaaaattataaaaaaatgttttatcttccGGTAATCACTCCTTGGGCCGATACCTATGAAGGAAATACCATAAATGAACACACGTTACCTAATTTATtgacttttcttaatttaagtaaaaaatacggCGATGTGAAATTAAACGAGCTCACGATGAAAATTCTATCGTCGGCTACGGATTTAGCAATTAAAACAGAGActaaaagttattatattaatgatacgTTACACTTCTCAGGATACATAGTGCGGTTATCTGAAATTGAAGATCGACATTTTAAAAACGACGTTGAAACTAACAGATTAGTGATAATAGCATTGCACACTGTATTCATAGATAAAGATCTCGACCAAGATTATCtgaaaggaaaagaaatattGATTATAGCGCCTATGTGGAACGTTATCGGTAGTAGAAGAATAAGCGTTGACGGTCGTCCAGGTAATAAAGTACTACCACCGAAAGCCGTCACGGGAGAAATAGGTAAAGACGGTGCTGATGGTGAAAATGCAGGGATTTTTATAGGTATAGGTATGACATTTGAAAATGGGCGCAATTTGATTATAAGTGCTAACGGTGGAGACGGTCAAACCGGCGGAGATGGAGGTGATGGTTTACAAGGGAGCGATGGAAGGAATGGCGTAAAATACTCAGAAACGCTCAGCGGCACTAGCAAAACCATTCTTTTAATCTATAATaggtttgtaaaaaaaactgtgcTTCAAGGTACTTTCGGTGACCCCGGTGGTGACAGCGGAGCTGGTGGTGAAGGGGGTAAAGGTGGTAAAAATGGAACTGTCAAACTGTATAATTTAGGTGCTAATAATGATGGAGtgtcaataaaagtaaaagatgGGATAGCTGGAAGTAATGGAAAAGATGGTATTCCTGGACGTGGTGGTCAGGGAGGATGTGAAATTTCTTTAACTGAAATAAGTGAATATCTACTAATTATTCCTGTATCTTCTGTTGGAAAACAATTATTTGGCAACTGTCTTCCAAGAAATCGaagtggaactgtaaaaaggatgaataataatttattaaaatatcatggCAGTCAAGTAATTAAACCCTCAAAGGTAACAATAACAtgccaatttttaaaagaatattactcTTTCTACAATAGTTATCGATCTATATTTTTTGATGCgacatttgaaaaattcaaagaaaatattcaaaataaaatcttagcATGCTAG